Part of the Carnobacterium pleistocenium FTR1 genome is shown below.
CCTTTTCACTAAAACCACCTGCTAAATTGATTGCATCAATTAACCGCATATCACTTGTCACTTCATATACCCCTGGAAGGTAAACCGAACCTTTGACATCAACATAAATTTTCTCTGTTTGGCTTTCAGAAATTTGCTTTATTTGAGTCGAATCTATTGATGTATTACTCTCACTTTCCAAATAGCTCATCATTGCTGAGGGTTCTTCTACTGGATCTGCATTTCTAAAAAACATAAAACTAGTGCCAACTATACTTAAAATCAGGCAACTAAGCATGCCGATTTCAATAAATAAACGTTGCTTTATTAGCCACTCTTTGCTAGTTTTCAACATCTCCTCACGGCTCCTCTTTGAGTCCTTCTAAAACTAATATGCGTATAAACTGCCTTTTTCTTTTAATTAGTTGCTTTAATTTATTTACTTTCAAGGTTGTAGTGTGGTTGAATAGGTTAAAGAACTATTACTTAAGGGGTGATAAAATGACTATTGGAAAACAGTTTAGATTATATGCAGCTTATGGAATAATGATTGCTGTAAACGCTCTGGCAAATATCCTTCCAATAAATGGGTATCAAACAGGAGAGATTTCAGATATGCATGATGTTTTTTTTACTCCTGCGGGTTTCATTTTTAGTATTTGGGGAGTTATTTATCTTGCACTATTATCATGGCTGTTAAGTTTTAGTTTTAAAAAACAATCTTTAAGTCCTTCACAAAGTTGGGGATTTTTATTGACTTGTGTACTCAATATCATTTGGATTCTAGCCTGGCATTTTCTTTTAGACGGGATTGCTCTTATTGTTATTTTCTTACTGCTTTTATCGCTTATCTTTTTATATCAAACTCAAAGGAAAGCTACTTCTTCCAAAATCTACCTCATTCCTATTTCACTTTACTTAGGTTGGATCATCGTTGCTACAATCACCAATTTTAATTATTGGTTGGTTGCTACTGTTGGAATCGATGTAAATCTCCAAGTATTGTTAACTTATATATCCTTAGCCTTGACGACTCTTGTAGGCTTAAGGGTTGCCTTCTACTTAAAAGACTGGGCTATCATAGTGGTATTTATTTGGGCAATGTATGGGATATTCACAAAAAATTTGCCTGATCATCGCTTAATAGCAATCGTCACTATTTTTTTGGCAAGTATCCTTCTAATAGGAATGCTCTTATCATTAGTGATTGATCAAAAACCAAATAAGAAAAACTCTATCTTTTTTTAAAACTATTGAAAAAGGGCTAGGACAAAATAAATTGTCCTAGCCCTTTTTCATTCTAGAATACTTTTTTGATTTACCCGTTTATAGACTTTCTAAATAATCAATTGCATCTTGAAATGTTTTAACAGGTATAATTTTCATCTCTGTATCTATTTTTTCTGCAGCTTCGAGGGCTTCTTGATAATTAGAAGTCAACTCTGGATAATTAGCTTGTATGACTGGATCAATGGTGTCATCTGGAGCAAAAAAGAACGTCGCCCCTTCTTCACTAGCTGCAACAACCTTTTTATCGATTCCGCCGATTCGACCGATCGTCCCATCTGATTCTATCGTTCCAGTGCCAGCAATTTCGCTTCCCTCGCGCAAATCCTTGTCGATCAATTGCGTATAAATCTGTAGTGCAAACATAAAGCCAGCAGATGGACCACCAATTTCTCCAGCATTTATAGCTACTGGAATATCGGTTTTAATCGAGGTATTATCTACTAAGGAAATACCTAGACCTGCTTTTTTAGTCTCATTCATCTCCATTAATTTATTAGAAATTGTCTGTTTTTCGCCATTGCGTTCATAGGTTACTTCGATTGTTTGACCAACTTTTTGTTGTTGCACATAGTCAATAAATTCAACTGAACTATCAAAGGATTGTCCATCAAGAGAAAGAATCGTATCCCCAATTGCTAGCTGTCCATCAAAATTAGAACCTTCTAATATAGACATGATATAAACGCCATTATACGTCAACTGATAACCTTTTCCAGCAGTATCATACGCCAATTCAATAGCTGAATTAATTGAACTCGTCATATAATAATTTTGTAAATTCGTATACTCTGCATCAGAAGTACCTGTCCCAAAAAGCTCTTCTCTAGTCAGTCCTTCATGAAAAGGCATGTACTTCATAAAATAGGTCAAGGGTGTAGCTCTTCGAATAGCAACAGTAGTCAACATAAAATGCCCTTCTTCTTGATCCTTTTCATTATTGACTTCTACCAATTCATTTAGTTGAACAGCCGAACCAGGTCCTTCTATATAATAAGGTATAGGTAGAAACATTCCTGTAAGAATGAATATGATCAGCACAATAAAGAGTTTCTTATGATTTCTTTTTCCTTTGGGATTCATTTCATTCATCCTTTGTGTGCATAATTTTACTCACTAGTTGACTCTCTTTAGTTTTTATACTTTCTTTTTATGGCTTCATTAACACCTACTGGAACAAGACTAGAAACATCTCCTCCGAACATCGCCACCTCTTTGATCAAACTTGAACTTAAAAAACGGTATTTTTCATTTGACATTAAAAATATCGTTTCTATGTCCTTGTGCTGAATTTTATTCATTGTTGCAATAGTTGATTCATACTCAAAATCAGAATTATTGCGCAACCCTCTTAATAACGTTACCGCTCCAATTCTCTTTGCTAAATCAACAGTCAGCCCGCCACTATGCTCAGTTACACTTATGTTTTCAATATGTGCTACTGCATTTGTTATAAATGTCATTTTCTCTTCTAAAGAAAACAAAGCATTTTTTGAGGTATTAGTACTAACGGCAATTACGACTTGATCAAATAACTTTGAAGCTCTTTCTACCGTATCTAAATGCCCATTCGTAAATGGATCGAAACTTCCTGGAAATAAGGCTATTCTATTCATTTTTCTCACCCTGATCACTGTTGTATTCATACATAACGATTTGGCTTGATCCATAAATTTCATTTCTAAAAGCAGTTGCTCCTCCAATTTTTTCTTTTAGATGTGTCCGCTTATCTAGCTCACAGATAATAATAGCCTCATCATTTAGTAAATCAGAATTTATTATTTTTTCAATTTGTTTTTCAATTTCTTGTTCAGCATAAGGAGGGTCTAAAAATAACAGATCAAACTTTTTATTGCCTTTCAACAAATCTATAGCTCGATTAGCGTCATTTCGATAAATCTCAAATTTCCCAGATTCTTTTGTAACGCTAATATTTTCTTTAATCGTTTTAATGGCTAACGGATCTTGATCAATCAATACAGCTTTGACCATACCACGGGAAACAGCTTCAATTGCTAATCCTCCGCTTCCAGCAAATAAATCCAAACAAGCTCCTCCATCAAAATATGGTCCGATAATATTAAAGATAGATTCTTTCACTTTATCTGTCGTGGGTCTCGTATTGTTTCCGGGAACAGCCTTTAATTTTCTGCCTCCATATTCACCTGTAATAATTCGCATATTTAATCTTCCTTTCGTTTTTCACTCTACTTTACTAGTAGAAACAGATTTTATAATACTAAATGCTAAACAAGCCGATATATGTATCGACTTATTCAGCATTTGTGATTAAAAGACGGTCTCGCTAGATTTATTCTCTTCAATATGCTCTTTATTATTAGCACTCTTTTTTTCTTTCCCAAAAAAATCTTTAAAATCTAAACTAATAAGAGGTCTATAAGATAGTTCTACTTTTCGAACGAAATGTAGTTCGCTTAATTTTTTTGCGTCATTTCTACATCAGATTGATTGATGTACATGACAACATATTTCATTCGTCGAGAGGCATAATGAATCAACCCAAAACGTTTAAGTGTTTTAAAGTGCCTTAAACTGTATACCCAAACTATGATCCCTTGTCTTTCATTTGTGGTTAACTCCATGTCTTTGCTCCTTTTTCTATTAACTTTTATTTATTGTGTTTCATTGAAGAATGAGTAAGATGTCTCTATCGCGATAGGCTACCCCAATTTCTGTCATCTTAGCATTCATTAGAAATTTTCGTTCAATTTCTAGGGTAAGCCAATTCGTTACTAACCAAGTCATATCAGTTTTCTGGTTGGAATATAAAATACTCACTTCAGCTGATTTTAGATTTGTTCCTTGCAAAGTTCGTTCTATTTGCTCACTAGTGAGCGGTGGAGAATGTTGATTTGTATTGTTCTCACCGTATCTAGAATCATCATCAAAGATATACGTTTCACTGGAGGATAAACTGTTAGATTCGGTAAAGCTACTTTCTTCTTCAACTTGCCCACTAGATGTTTGTTGTGTCTCTTGATCTATAAAAATGGTTTGAGCTGCCTCAGACAGAGCATCATTTGGGCTTAAAACAGTAAGTCCATTCCTTTGACGCAATATATTTACTAGCTCGTACACTTGTCTCTTATTAGCTTCACTAATAGTTTTTTGCTCTGCTTCATCTACAGCTATAGAATAATCTTCATCTTCTGCAGAACCATCATCATACACTCCTAAACGAAGCAAGGATGAAGAATCTAAATAACGGATCGCATTAATCTTATTTGTCGAACGATCCATCATTAATACCGCAAATGCTTGGTTATCAAAAGCAACTAGCGGGCGATAGTTTAAATCACTTTCTGTTAATTCCAATGTTACTTGTTTGTCTTGACTCTCTACAGAATAAGTTGGATAAAAACTAGCAATTTGAAATACTTCTGTGATAGACATACCAATTTTAAAAGGAGCAACATTTAAATCAGAGCCCAACGCAAATAATTCAGTTATGACCCCATTATCTACTCCCAGTTGAATATAATCTGTTTCATCTTCTCCAAAAATCCACTGTTCACTACCATAAATGGTTGGATCTATTCGCTTTGGGTCCCCAAAATTCTTTGTAAAACTTTCAACGTTTTTACCTATATAACTACCTAACCCTAAAACACGGAGCTGTTCAGGCTCTAATTCAGTTGTTTGGTAATCAAAGGACCCCGATTCAATAGATGCACTTTCTTCTTTTGGTGTGATAATATCTGTTTGGTTTTTTGAAATAATTTCCGGCAAATAATAAATGGCCAGAAGCATAATAAAAATCAATGGTATAGCTCTTAAAAATGTTTTCACTCATTTAGCCTCCTAAATTTGGTAGCTAAAGTATTCTAAACCAATATTTTGCTATATTTCAATAATTAAATAAGCCTTTTTTTGTAGTCTAGTCTATCTATACTTAAAAATTATTTAGCTTCTATCTCAATTAATAAATCTCCTGTTTCAATAACATCATTATTTTCAACGTAAATCTGATCGATGATTCCTTCTATATTTGCTTTAATTGTCGTTTCCATTTTCATAGCTTCCGTTATAATAATTGGTTGACCTTGGACTACCCGATCCCCTTTTTGGACCAATATTTCAAGAACAGACCCTGGCATAGTAGCACCAATATGTTCTTTATTTGTAGGCTCCGCCTTTTTTCGAACAGCTTTTGTACTCGTGATACTGTAATCTTTTACAACGACTTCTCTTCCTTGACCATTTAAATCGAAATACAAAATACGCATTCCTTCAGAATTAGGTTCTCCAATTTGATTTAACTTTATAATCAATGTTTTTCCTTTTTCAATCTGAACTTCAATCGATTCTCCAGTTCGCATGCCATGGAAGAATGTCATTGTGTCCAATAATGTTACCTCACCGAAATTTTCAAGATTTTTACGATAATCTAAAAATACTTGTGGATACATGATATAGCTGAGCACATCTTCTTGGGTTGGCTCTACTTGTATTTTAGCAGCTAGTTCTTTTTTGATTTCGTTAAAGTCAACTGACTTAGCTAGACTGCCTGGACGAACAGTTATTGGTTCTTTTCCCTTTAATATAATGCGTTGAAGTTCTTTAGGAAAACCACCAACAGGTTGGCCTAAGTCTCCCATAAAGAAACTGATAACCGATTCAGGGAAATCAATAGACATTCCTTTTTCATAGACATCTTCTTCTGACAACTTATTTTGAACCATAAATAAAGCCATATCTCCAACGACTTTTGATGAAGGTGTTACTTTAATGATGTCTCCAAACATTTGGTTAACTGTTGCATACATTGTTTTGACTTCATCCCATTGTTCTACTAATCCTACTGCTTTGGATTGTTGTTGTAAATTAGTGTATTGTCCACCTGGCATTTCATGTTGGTAGACTTCAGTTGAAGGGGCACTAATACCTACTTCAAAATCGCTGTAATGCGAACGAATATCTTCCCAATAGTGATTGATTTGTTGAACGTTCTCGATTGAAATATCTGGAACTCGCTCTGCATTTACTAATGCATAATACAAGCTATTCATACTTGGTTGGCTAGTTGCTCCACTAACAGCGCTCATCGCAACGTCTACAATGTCTACACCTGCTTTTACTGCCGCTGCATAAGTAAAGATTCCATTTCCACTAGTGTCATGTGTGTGTAAATGAATGGGTACATTTACAGTCTCTTTTAATTCACTGATTAATCGATATGCTGCTTGTGGCATTAATATGCCAGACATATCTTTTACTGCAATTATATGAGCACCTTGGTTTTCTAATTCTCTTGCCATATTTTTATAGTATTCTATTGTGTATTTATCTCTTGAGGGATCATTAATATTTCCTGTATAACAAATGGCCGCTTCAGCAATCTTTCCATTGTCGCGCACACTTTGAATGCTTTTTTCCATTTGTTGGATCCAGTTTAAGCTGTCAAAAATACGAAATACATCAATGCCATTTTGTGCTGCTTGTTGAATAAAAGCCTCAATAACATTATCAGGATAATTTTGGTAGCCAACCGCATTTGAGCCTCTAAATAACATTTGGAGTAACGTATCCGGCATTTTATTGCGCAATTTTGCCAATCTTTCCCAAGGATCTTCATTTAAAAAGCGATAAGCTACATCAAATGTCGCTCCTCCCCACATTTCTGAAGAGAACAATTGTGGAATACCCTTTTGAGTCTCTTCAGCAATATTTAAAAAGTCTTGCGTTCTCACACGAGTAGCTAATAGACTTTGATGTGCATCCCTAAAAGTTGTATCTGTCAGCAATACTTCTTGTTTATTTTTGATCCACTCAACGACTGCATCTGGACCATTTTTATCTAACACTTTTTTTGCACTTTCATAGTCATTTTCTAAAGTCAGTAATTTAGCAGGTTTTCTTGCTGGTGTAAAGAATTTTTTATCTCTTTTCTCAATTCCAGGAAAGCCATTTACTGTAATATTTCCAACATACTGCATCATTTTATTTCCACGGTCTCGAACTTTTGAGAATTCAAATAATTCAGGCGTTGTATCAATAAAAGTTGTTTTAGCTTCACCTGATAGAAAAACAGGATGAGAAATAACATTTTGCATAAATGGAATATTTGTTTTTACACCTCGAATGCGAAATTCTTTTAGTGCACGTGCCATTTTTTGAACGGCCAATTCAAAAGTTGATGCGTGGACACAAGCCTTAACTAACAGCGAATCAAAGAAAGGTGTCACAACACTCCCTTGGAATCCATTTCCTGCATCGAGACGAATACCAAATCCACCTGGAGAACGATAGGTATTAATCTTACCAGTATCTGGCAAAAAATTGTTCATAGGGTCTTCTGTTGTAATACGACATTGGATTGCTGCTCCAATTAATGGAATATCATTTTGCTGCGGTACTCGAATATCTTTATGCAAATCTTTACCTTGAGCAATTAAAATTTGGGCTTGAACAATATCTATTCCTGTAATCATTTCAGTAATGGTGTGCTCAACTTGGACACGAGGGTTAACTTCGATAAAGTAAAAGTTGTCACCTTCTAATAAAAATTCGACCGTTCCAGCGTTCACATAGCCGACATGTTCCATTAATTGTACAGCCGATTGACACATTTCCATTCTTAATTTTTCTGAAATGGACACGCACGGAGCAACTTCAACGACTTTTTGATGGCGTCGTTGAACTGAACAGTCTCTTTCATATAGATGCACGATGTTTCCATGTGTATCTCCTAGAATTTGGACTTCTATATGCTTTGGATCTTGTATATAACGTTCCACATAAATCTCGCTACTACCAAATGCTGCTTTAGCTTCACTTCTTGCTCGTTCAAAGCTATCTTTTACATCTGCTTCACTGTTGGCAACACGCATTCCTCGTCCGCCACCACCAAGTGCAGCTTTAATGATAATTGGATAGCCGTATTTTTTCCCAAACTCTTTAACACCTTCTAAGTCAGCTACTGGACCGTCAGATCCTGGAATAGATTGGATGCCAGCTGCAATTGCTGCTTCCTTGGCTTTGATTTTATCCCCAAAAATGTCTAAGTGATGCAGTTTAGGTCCAATAAAAGTAATATTTTCTTCTTCACAACGTCTAGCAAAGTCAATATTTTCAGATAAAAATCCATATCCTGGATGAATAGCATCCACTTCTGAATCTTTAGCAATACGAATTAAGTCTTCAATATCTAAATAAGCATCAATTGGCTTTTTACCTTTTCCTACTAAATAGGCCTCATCTGCTTTAAAACGATGGACGGACCCTTCATCTTCTTGTGCATAAACTGCTACCGTTTCAATGGCTAACTCTGTTAATGCTCTAAAAATACGAATGGCAATTTCACCACGGTTTGCTACTAATACTTTTTTCATTATGTCACTCCTAATCTTCGTATTTTTCTACTCGTTTTAGATAGCAGAATGAAACGTTTTATTAAAAATAGTGAAGTAAATAATCGTTTACTTTATCCCTATAAGGATATTTTCTTGTTTCATTAACTCACTATTCTTTTATCTGCTGCACTGACATTTAATACTAAACCAATAGAGATGGTCAGCACAATCGTACTTGATCCTCCATAACTGATAAACGGAAAGGTTACTCCAGTAATAGGCATTAACCCAATTACTCCACCCAAATTAACTAGCCCTTGGACTAATAACATAGTGGCAATTCCGATACAAAGCAATGATCCAAATGAATCCTTCGCCCTAATACCAACTAGATAAATTCGCAAGATCAATAAACCAAATAAAGCAATGATAACTAATATACCAACAAATCCCATTTCTTCACCAATTATAGACATGATGAAGTCTGTATACGGCTCAGGAAGATAGCCTGTTTTCTGAATGCTTTCGCCAATACCTACTCCAAAGAGTCCTCCACGCCTTAAAGCATAATATGAATTCACTAATTGAAGTCCCGCACTTTCAGAAACAGCAAAAGGATCCCAAAAAGCTAAAAAACGATCATATTGGTATTTTTCTATTAATGGCAAACTCATACCAAATGTACGGACAAGAGCGAGTATTCCGCCTATTAAAGCAATCCCTAATGCTCCAACAGTTGCTGCTAATTTTGTCGAAACCCCACTCGCTAAAATCATGATAGTTCCAGTAACAAGTAATATAGCAGCTCCACCTACATCAGGTTGTAAAAGAATCAATAGCAGATAAAATCCAAATAGTGTTAACGGTGGAGTTACCGTTTCTTTAAAGTTATGCACTAACTGATTTTGCTTTTTTGAAAAAATATAAGCAAAATACCAAATAACAACTATTTTTGCAAACTCAGCCGGTTGAAATCCAAAACCTAAAATAAAGATCCAACCTTTTGCTCCATTTGTAACTTTTCCAAAGAAGAATAAATAAATAAGTAATACCGCTATTAAACCGCTAGCGATTACTAAGAATCGTTTATTTTTCAATAATTTATATTTGAATAAAAAAACAAACATACTTGTAACCAATCCCAAAATGACAAAAAACGCTTGTCTAATGAAATAACGTTGGGAGTCATCGTATTGGCTAATGGCAATATAACTACTAGCGCTGTAGACCATTAGTATCCCTATTATGGATAAAACTAAGTAAGGGATGAAAATATAATAATCAAGGTATTTAAATTTTTTCATATTTACGGCTAAAAGAAGCCTATAGCCTCCTTTATTCTCTAATTTCATTCGTGTTGACAAATTAGTTAGTCTTCTAAAACTATTGATTATTTCGCAACACTATTATTATAGCAACAAAATATCTATCCAACAATAACAAAGGGTGCTAATTTAGTTTAATCACTTATTTTAATGAAGGATTTCTATAAAAAAAGACAGTTTCCAAAAATGATTACCCATTTTTGGAAAACTGTCTTTTTTAATTTTAGTTTTAGATTTGTGATGATTTATTTTTCTTAGCAGATCTTTCACGTTCACTTTTATTTAATACTTGTTTACGTAAACGAACACTTTCAGGAGTGATTTCACAATACTCATCATCAGTTATGAATTCTAATGATTCTTCAAGTGTTAAATGACGAGGTGCTTTGATTACGTTAGTTTGGTCTTTATTAGCAGAACGAACGTTAGTTTTTTGTTTAGCTTTTGTGATATTTACAGTAATATCATTATCACGAGCGTTTTCTCCAACGATCATACCTTCATAAATTTCAGTACTTGGTTCAATGAAAATTGTTCCACGGTCTTCAACACCCATGATACCATAAGTTGTTGTTTTACCAGTTTCAGTTGAAACTAAAGCACCATTGCGACGTCCACCAATTTTAGTTTTCAAACGTGGCAAGTATTGATCAAATGTATGGTTCATAATTCCATATCCACGAGTCATTGAAAGGAATTCTGTAGAATAACCAATTAATCCACGAGCTGGAGCTAGGAAAGTCAATTTAACTTGACCATTTCCGTTATTGATCATATCTTTCATTTCGCCTTTACGAGCACTTAGAGATTCAATAATTGAACCCATGTATTCTTCCGGAGTATCAATTTGAACTAATTCAAATGGTTCACATTGAACACCATCAAAGTCTCTCAAGATAACTTCTGGACGAGAAACTTGTAATTCATAGCCTTCACGACGCATATTTTCAATAAGAATTGCCAAATGTAATTCTCCACGTCCTGAAACGATCCATGCATCTGGAGAATCAGTATTTTCAATACGTAATGAAACATCTGTATGCAATTCAGACATTAAGCGTTCTTCAATTTTACGTGAAGTCACCCATTTACCTTCGCGACCTGCGAAAGGAGAATTGTTTACTAAGAAAGTCATTTGTAATGTTGGTTCGTCAATGTGAAGAATTGGTAATGGATCAACGTGATCAACTGGTGTAACCGTTTCTCCAACAAAGATATCTTCCATACCTGAAACAGCAATTAAATCTCCTGCTTTAGCTTCTTGGATTTCAACACGGTCTAAACCAAAGAATCCTAAAAGTTTTGTTACTCGGAAGTTTTTAGTTGAACCATCTAATTTACTTAAAGTTACAGCATCTCCAACTTTAATTGTTCCACGGAATACACGTCCGATACCAATACGTCCAACATAATCATTGTAATCTAATAATGATACTTGAAATTGTAAAGGTTCATCAGAGTTATCGATTGGAGCAGGGATTTCTGAAAGAATCGTATCAAAGATGTAGTTCATTGTTGGTTCTTGATCTTCTTTATCATCTGATAAACTAGATGTTCCATTCATTGCTGAAGCATAGATAACTGGAAAATCTAATTGATCATCATTCGCACCTAATTCAATAAATAATTCTAATACTTCGTCAACTACTTCTGCTGGACGGGCTGAATCTTTATCAATTTTGTTTACAACAACAATCGGAACACAATTTTGCTCCAAGGCTTTTTTCAATACGAATCGTGTTTGTGGCATTGTTCCTTCATAAGAATCGACAACTAAAATAACGCCATCTACCATTTTCATGATACGTTCAACTTCTCCACCAAAGTCAGCATGTCCTGGTGTATCCAAGATATTGATATTAGTATCTTGGTATCTAACAGCAGTATTTTTAGCTAAGATTGTGATTCCACGTTCTTGCTCTAATGCATTTGAATCCATTGCACGTTCTGACAATTGACTATGTCCTTCTAATGTATCTGATTGCTTTAGTAATTCATCAACTAAGGTTGTTTTACCATGGTCGACATGGGCAATAATAGCAATATTTCTAAGATTTTCTCTTCTTTTCATTAATGTATTCCTCCAAGATTCTTCTAGTTATTTCAATGCTACTGAATCGCTATCTACGAATAAAAATTTGTCCAATACATTTTTTTTGCACTTGAACTATCCATAAGTTTTTTTGCAATTATTTAATGAAAACGCATTGAAAACTTATGAAGACAACTATCAACTTATCTATTCTAACACTTATAGGAGCAATTGGAAAGAAAAAAGAGAAGATAACGACATTTTTTTATTGAAAGCGATTTATTTATCAGCTGGTTCACATCTCTATTTTTGTGAATAATCAATCAATATTTGACTAGATAACTAACCATGCAACTTGATTTTCTACTTATCCTATTTTTTTCCAGTCTTCAATAGTGCACTAATTTCTTTATGCGCTGTAGGAGGAGCAACAAGAGTAGGGTTTTTTTGCAGCAAATCAATCTTCTCACCGTTTAGCTTTGTATAAACTAAGCCAACCTCTTCAGCAATTACTTTGCCCGCAGCAATATCCCAAGGGGCTAAATATGCTGCCAAATATCCGATTAATCTTCCTGAAGCCACATGAGCTGTTTCGATACCTGCTGAACCGATTAAACGAACACCAGAACTCGCTCTACCAACCGTTCTGGCTAAACCTTCTTCTTTTGACATCAGAGCACTACTAATAGCTACTAGGCCTTCTTTTAAAGGCTTGTCTTCAATAATAGGGAGCAGGACATCATTGCAATATGCTCCTTTACCAACTTGAGCAGAATACAATTTATCTTGCATCACATCATAAATATATCCTAATTGACCTTTTCCATTTTCGTAAATAGCTATCATAATAGCAAAATCAGATTGTTGTTTGATGAAATTTAAGGTTCCATCAATGGGGTCTATGATCCATACAACGCCATCTAGATGATTAATATCATCTCCGAATCCTTCTTCTCCTAAGATATGTTCTCCAGGAAAGAACTGATGGATCTTTTCGATAAATTGTTTCTCGATAGTTTTATCCATGTTTGTAACTAAATCGTTTCGATTTGATTTTCGCTCGATATCTAATTTATCATTGAATGATTCTTTTATTATTGCCGCAGCAGCATAAATCCATTTTTTTATTAATTGGTCTCTTTCTATAACCTGATTCAAAAGAATCGCTTCCTTTCAAAAGTAACTATTTTTAGTTTGCCAAAAAGATCAAACACCTTACCTTTCGATTAGGTGGATTTTCTTTTTAGTCGTTGTTTTTGCTTCTTTTACTACCTGATACAAAGAATAGTTTGAGAGAGCTTGAAATTTGTTTCCCCATCTTTTTTCTTCACCAATAGCAGGAATAACCTTTTTAAATTTGCTATACTTCACTAAAAATTCTTCACGATCGATTTCTTTTTCGTAAGCTAATTCTACCATTCGCCAAATATTTACTACATCTTCCATTTGTTCCTTTGTCCATTCATAATCAATTGGATAACTATAATTTTTTTCCATTGTGCCCTCCA
Proteins encoded:
- a CDS encoding tryptophan-rich sensory protein, coding for MTIGKQFRLYAAYGIMIAVNALANILPINGYQTGEISDMHDVFFTPAGFIFSIWGVIYLALLSWLLSFSFKKQSLSPSQSWGFLLTCVLNIIWILAWHFLLDGIALIVIFLLLLSLIFLYQTQRKATSSKIYLIPISLYLGWIIVATITNFNYWLVATVGIDVNLQVLLTYISLALTTLVGLRVAFYLKDWAIIVVFIWAMYGIFTKNLPDHRLIAIVTIFLASILLIGMLLSLVIDQKPNKKNSIFF
- the coaD gene encoding pantetheine-phosphate adenylyltransferase, whose translation is MNRIALFPGSFDPFTNGHLDTVERASKLFDQVVIAVSTNTSKNALFSLEEKMTFITNAVAHIENISVTEHSGGLTVDLAKRIGAVTLLRGLRNNSDFEYESTIATMNKIQHKDIETIFLMSNEKYRFLSSSLIKEVAMFGGDVSSLVPVGVNEAIKRKYKN
- the rsmD gene encoding 16S rRNA (guanine(966)-N(2))-methyltransferase RsmD, which encodes MRIITGEYGGRKLKAVPGNNTRPTTDKVKESIFNIIGPYFDGGACLDLFAGSGGLAIEAVSRGMVKAVLIDQDPLAIKTIKENISVTKESGKFEIYRNDANRAIDLLKGNKKFDLLFLDPPYAEQEIEKQIEKIINSDLLNDEAIIICELDKRTHLKEKIGGATAFRNEIYGSSQIVMYEYNSDQGEKNE
- a CDS encoding SepM family pheromone-processing serine protease, whose amino-acid sequence is MNPKGKRNHKKLFIVLIIFILTGMFLPIPYYIEGPGSAVQLNELVEVNNEKDQEEGHFMLTTVAIRRATPLTYFMKYMPFHEGLTREELFGTGTSDAEYTNLQNYYMTSSINSAIELAYDTAGKGYQLTYNGVYIMSILEGSNFDGQLAIGDTILSLDGQSFDSSVEFIDYVQQQKVGQTIEVTYERNGEKQTISNKLMEMNETKKAGLGISLVDNTSIKTDIPVAINAGEIGGPSAGFMFALQIYTQLIDKDLREGSEIAGTGTIESDGTIGRIGGIDKKVVAASEEGATFFFAPDDTIDPVIQANYPELTSNYQEALEAAEKIDTEMKIIPVKTFQDAIDYLESL
- a CDS encoding YlbG family protein; this encodes MELTTNERQGIIVWVYSLRHFKTLKRFGLIHYASRRMKYVVMYINQSDVEMTQKN
- a CDS encoding CAP-associated domain-containing protein; its protein translation is MKTFLRAIPLIFIMLLAIYYLPEIISKNQTDIITPKEESASIESGSFDYQTTELEPEQLRVLGLGSYIGKNVESFTKNFGDPKRIDPTIYGSEQWIFGEDETDYIQLGVDNGVITELFALGSDLNVAPFKIGMSITEVFQIASFYPTYSVESQDKQVTLELTESDLNYRPLVAFDNQAFAVLMMDRSTNKINAIRYLDSSSLLRLGVYDDGSAEDEDYSIAVDEAEQKTISEANKRQVYELVNILRQRNGLTVLSPNDALSEAAQTIFIDQETQQTSSGQVEEESSFTESNSLSSSETYIFDDDSRYGENNTNQHSPPLTSEQIERTLQGTNLKSAEVSILYSNQKTDMTWLVTNWLTLEIERKFLMNAKMTEIGVAYRDRDILLILQ